The following proteins are co-located in the Candidatus Aegiribacteria sp. genome:
- a CDS encoding NifB/NifX family molybdenum-iron cluster-binding protein, which yields MKVIVSSLGKDLDSKISPVFGRAQWFISVDTDDMSYEAFENPSISQSSGAGIMAAQFVLKKGPASVLSANIGPNAFEVLQAGSISCYIAENGTVKETVEAFIDKKLDKMGLATANSHSGIAGNPEGSSEGNKGNADELLMLTEKLRDLRTQVADILEQLDRISEG from the coding sequence ATGAAAGTAATAGTCAGTTCACTTGGGAAGGATCTTGACTCAAAGATCAGTCCCGTTTTTGGACGAGCTCAGTGGTTCATATCAGTTGATACAGATGACATGTCATATGAGGCCTTTGAAAATCCTTCTATCAGCCAGAGCAGCGGAGCTGGCATAATGGCAGCTCAGTTCGTTCTTAAGAAAGGCCCGGCTTCTGTTCTGAGTGCAAACATCGGCCCAAATGCGTTTGAAGTGCTACAGGCCGGTTCGATATCATGCTACATCGCGGAGAACGGAACGGTAAAAGAAACTGTAGAAGCATTCATAGACAAGAAACTCGATAAAATGGGATTAGCTACAGCGAATAGCCATTCCGGTATTGCTGGAAATCCTGAAGGCAGCTCAGAAGGAAACAAAGGAAATGCTGACGAGCTTTTGATGCTTACAGAAAAACTTCGCGATCTCAGAACACAGGTTGCAGATATTCTTGAGCAACTTGACCGCATCAGTGAAGGATAG